The Channa argus isolate prfri chromosome 22, Channa argus male v1.0, whole genome shotgun sequence genome has a window encoding:
- the aff4 gene encoding AF4/FMR2 family member 4 isoform X2: MNREDRNVLRMKERERRNQEIQQGGGEAFPANSPLFPEPYKVSSKEDKLSSRIQSMLGNYDEMKEPIGDTLPKLGGKPSNSSSSSEEKSGPPLFGGDQRGVSGGGSSQSSKWTPIGSAAGGSSSQSQKRSGLQGGHGSQRGNGGSSSSSSSQRHGGEVREKKTSKHSVGSEHSKSHTSSPAKGSLSSSSSNSHSRSSLSTEQPHSKERFRSKSPRDREANWDSPSRVHTSFSSGQHSSQAFPPSLMSKPSSMQQKPTAYVRPMDGQETAEPKSSQAESYSGQSHSSTMGEMKSNGKASLSKLKIPTQPVEGSGDANCVDEILKEMTQSWPPPLTAIHTPCKTEPSKFPFPTKESHPFPSGHKRGSSSKSSSSHQPKACEDQPTMLEDDLKLSSSEDSDVEQDSAKNVSRNTSASNNSEEADQSRDDSSSHSGSESSSGSDSESESSTTDSEANEPPRPASPEPEEPMANKWQLDNWFKKAKQFSPASPVDNNNVPTKCKKEGRDNSSGRGYGSQGGGSKDSAVPTPSRDLRAAQKGAEGGRGRQKSPAQSEGSTNPRIRVGKKQPKKSDKPPVVEEPKGGLRVESEPAPEIPPHRPKAATKGSRKPSIKKEPKSSPRPTTAAVTATDKRKAKAPTKTSQKSREFVDTDSSSSDSEGNDSIPSSSQTPKYTESIRTPVCVFSPMEEKELLSPLSDPEERYPARPPQQQVLLVKIDLTLLSRIPGRPYKEPVEIKVERDDSLDKDSKDFSKQSSEKSSNKAKRKHKNDEEGTKPESKRCKIEEKSLSHHKNSSKESKRSLEKKEEPVPSPSISGPQRTPKAEQPSRRRTVSQSSTSLSSGTGSGKEGSHSTKGNSTSKHRKGEDKGRSTRDGKEKSSKGCDNQLAVPPLSTEGSKSQRSKLVFEDRVHSADHYLQEAKKLKHNADALLDRFEKAVYYLDAVVSFIECGNALEKSAQEAKSPFPMYAETVELIKYTMKLKSYMAPDATSADKRLAVLCLRCQSLLYLRLFKLRKDSALKYSKTLTEHLKNSLSNTQAPSPGMGNKAAGMPSPVSPKLSPGTAGGYSSVSSSSSSASSSVTIPQRIHQMAASYVQVTSNFLYATEVWDQAEQLSKEQKEFFLELDKVMSPLIFNTSTMTELVRYTRQGLHWLRLDAKLIP; the protein is encoded by the exons ATGAACCGTGAGGACCGGAATGTGCTCcgaatgaaagaaagagaaaggagaaatcAAGAAATCCaacagggaggaggagaggccTTTCCAGCAAATTCCCCTCTCTTTCCTGAACCCTACAAAGTG TCCAGCAAAGAAGATAAGTTGTCCAGCCGTATTCAGAGCATGCTGGGCAATTACGACGAAATGAAAGAGCCTATTGGTGACACACTTCCAAAGCTTGGCGGTAAACCTTCTAACAGTTCGTCTTCCTCTGAGGAAAAGTCAGGCCCACCGTTGTTTGGTGGGGACCAGCGTGGTGTCAGTGGCGGTGGCAGCAGCCAGAGCAGTAAGTGGACTCCTATTGGCTCTGCGGCAGGTGGATCTTCATCCCAGTCCCAGAAACGCTCAGGTCTTCAGGGTGGGCACGGCAGCCAGCGGGGCAACGGtggcagtagcagcagcagcagtagccaAAGACACGGAGGTGAAGTGCGGGAAAAGAAGACCAGTAAACACAGTGTAGGGTCAGAGCACTCAAAATCGCACACATCAAGTCCAGCCAAGGGCTCTTTGAGTTCCTCCAGCAGCAACAGCCACTCAAGGAGCTCCTTGTCTACCGAGCAGCCCCACAGCAAGGAGCGCTTCCGCTCCAAGTCTCCACGAGACAGAGAGGCCAACTGGGACTCGCCCTCCCGAGTTCATACGTCCTTTAGCAGTGGACAGCACTCAAGTCAGGCCTTTCCCCCATCTCTCATGTCCAAACCCAGCTCCATGCAACAGAAGCCCACAGCATATGTGCGGCCTATGGACGGCCAGGAAACGGCAGAACCCAAGAGCTCACAAGCAGAAAGCTACAGTGGACAGTCGCACAGCAGCACCATGGGTGAGATGAAGTCCAATGGCAAGGCCTCACTTTCCAAACTCAAGATCCCCACACAGCCTGTAGAG gGATCTGGGGATGCCAACTGTGTGGATGAAATTCTGAAG GAAATGACTCAGTCGTGGCCCCCTCCACTGACAGCTATCCACACCCCCTGCAAAACAGAGCCCTCCAAGTTTCCATTCCCTACGAAG GAGTCGCACCCTTTTCCAAGTGGACATA AGCGAGGCAGCTCTTCTAAGAGTTCCAGCAGTCACCAGCCCAAAGCTTGTGAAGATCAACCCAC gATGCTAGAAGATGACCTGAAGCTAAGCAGCAGTGAAGACAGTGATGTTGAACAGGATTCTGCCAAGAATGTCTCAAGAAATACGTCAGCAAG CAATAACAGTGAAGAAGCGGATCAATCAAGGGATGACTCCAGCAGCCACAGTGGCTCTGAGAGCAGCTCGGGCTCAGACAGTGAGAGTGAAAGCAGCACGACAGACAGCGAAGCCAATGAGCCCCCGCGACCCGCATCACCAGAA CCCGAAGAACCCATGGCCAACAAGTGGCAGCTGGACAACTGGTTCAAGAAGGCTAAACAGTTCTCCCCAGCGTCTCCAGTGGACAACAATAATGTTCCCACCAAATGCAAGAAAGAGGGCAGAGATAACAGCTCAGGGCGTGGCTATGGTAGCCAGGGAGGGGGGTCAAAAGACTCTGCGGTACCCACCCCCAGCAGGGACCTACGGGCGGCACAAAAAGGTGCAGAGGGTGGCCGTGGCCGGCAGAAATCCCCGGCCCAGAGCGAGGGTAGCACAAATCCACGAATCCGTGTGGGTAAAAAACAACCTAAGAAGTCTGATAAGCCTCCAGTGGTGGAGGAACCTAAAGGGGGGCTGCGAGTGGAGAGCGAACCAGCTCCAGAGATACCGCCTCATCGGCCCAAAGCTGCTACTAAGGGTTCACGGAAACCAAGCATCAAAAAAGAGCCCAAATCCTCTCCGAGGCCcaccacagctgctgtcaccGCTACAGATAAACGCAAGGCCAAGGCACCCACTAAGACTTCTCAGAAGTCTCGAGAGTTTGTCGATACAGACTCTTCATCATCAGACTCTGAGGGAAATGACAGCATTCCATCGTCGTCGCAGACGCCCAAGTACACAGAGAGTATCAggactcctgtgtgtgtgttttctccaatGGAAGAGAAAGAGCTGCTGTCTCCACTCAGCGACCCGGAGGAGCGCTACCCTGCAAGGCCGCCACAGCAGCAGGTTTTACTAGTAAAAATAG atCTCACCTTGTTGTCTAGGATCCCAGGGCGGCCCTACAAGGAGCCTGTGGAGATCAAAGTGGAGCGGGATGACTCTCTAGACAAGGACAGCAAAGACTTTAGCAAGCAAAGCTCTGAGAAGAGCTCCAACAAGGCAAAGAGGAAACACAAG aatGATGAAGAAGGCACCAAGCCAGAGAGCAAGCGATGCAAGATAGAGGAAAAGTCTCTATCTCATcacaaaaacagcagtaaagA GTCTAAGAGGTCTttggagaagaaagaggagccGGTCCCCTCTCCTTCCATCTCAGGTCCACAGCGGACGCCCAAGGCAGAGCAACCGAGTCGGAGGAGGACAGTAAGCCAGTCCTCCACATCTTTGTCCAGTGGGACGGGAAGCGGAAAAGAAGGCAGCCACAGCACGAAGGGCAACTCGAcctccaaacacagaaaaggagaGGACAAGGGACGCAGCACACGCGATGGCAAG GAGAAATCCTCAAAGGGCTGCGATAACCAGCTGGCTGTGCCCCCACTCTCCACGGAGGGCTCCAAGTCTCAGAGATCCAAGCTGGTGTTTGAGGACAG AGTCCATTCAGCAGATCACTACTTACAGGAGGCCAAGAAACTTAAACACAATGCCGATGCACTG ttgGACCGTTTTGAGAAAGCGGTTTACTACCTGGATGCTGTTGTGTCTTTTATTGAATGTGGTAATGCTCTGGAGAAGAGTGCCCAGGAGGCCAAGTCTCCCTTCCCCATGTATGCTGAAACAGTGGAGCTCATCAA ATACACTATGAAGTTGAAAAGCTACATGGCCCCAGATGCCACTTCAGCAGACAAGAGGCTAGCTGTGCTTTG CCTACGATGCCAATCCCTCCTCTACCTGCGGTTATTCAAGCTGAGGAAAGACAGCGCACTAAAGTACTCGAAAACACTCACTGAACACTTGAAG AATTCTCTGAGTAACACCCAGGCTCCCTCTCCTGGAATGGGAAA TAAGGCAGCAGGTATGCCCTCTCCAGTGTCTCCCAAACTATCCCCTGGCACGGCCGGTGGCTACTCGtcagtcagcagcagcagcagtagtgcCAGCTCTTCTGTGACCATACCTCAGCGTATTCACCAGATGGCTGCCAGCTATGTCCAGGTCACCTCCAACTTCCTGTACGCCACCGAGGTCTGGGACCAGGCTGAGCAACTATCCAAGGAGCAGAAAG AGTTCTTCTTGGAGTTGGACAAGGTGATGAGTCCTCTGATCTTTAACACCAGCACCATGACAGAGCTGGTGCGTTACACACGGCAGGGCCTACATTGGCTGCGCCTGGACGCAAAGCTTATTCCCTAG
- the aff4 gene encoding AF4/FMR2 family member 4 isoform X3: MLGNYDEMKEPIGDTLPKLGGKPSNSSSSSEEKSGPPLFGGDQRGVSGGGSSQSSKWTPIGSAAGGSSSQSQKRSGLQGGHGSQRGNGGSSSSSSSQRHGGEVREKKTSKHSVGSEHSKSHTSSPAKGSLSSSSSNSHSRSSLSTEQPHSKERFRSKSPRDREANWDSPSRVHTSFSSGQHSSQAFPPSLMSKPSSMQQKPTAYVRPMDGQETAEPKSSQAESYSGQSHSSTMGEMKSNGKASLSKLKIPTQPVEGSGDANCVDEILKEMTQSWPPPLTAIHTPCKTEPSKFPFPTKESHPFPSGHKRGSSSKSSSSHQPKACEDQPTMLEDDLKLSSSEDSDVEQDSAKNVSRNTSASNNSEEADQSRDDSSSHSGSESSSGSDSESESSTTDSEANEPPRPASPEPEEPMANKWQLDNWFKKAKQFSPASPVDNNNVPTKCKKEGRDNSSGRGYGSQGGGSKDSAVPTPSRDLRAAQKGAEGGRGRQKSPAQSEGSTNPRIRVGKKQPKKSDKPPVVEEPKGGLRVESEPAPEIPPHRPKAATKGSRKPSIKKEPKSSPRPTTAAVTATDKRKAKAPTKTSQKSREFVDTDSSSSDSEGNDSIPSSSQTPKYTESIRTPVCVFSPMEEKELLSPLSDPEERYPARPPQQQVLLVKIDLTLLSRIPGRPYKEPVEIKVERDDSLDKDSKDFSKQSSEKSSNKAKRKHKNDEEGTKPESKRCKIEEKSLSHHKNSSKESKRSLEKKEEPVPSPSISGPQRTPKAEQPSRRRTVSQSSTSLSSGTGSGKEGSHSTKGNSTSKHRKGEDKGRSTRDGKEKSSKGCDNQLAVPPLSTEGSKSQRSKLVFEDRVHSADHYLQEAKKLKHNADALLDRFEKAVYYLDAVVSFIECGNALEKSAQEAKSPFPMYAETVELIKYTMKLKSYMAPDATSADKRLAVLCLRCQSLLYLRLFKLRKDSALKYSKTLTEHLKNSLSNTQAPSPGMGNKAAGMPSPVSPKLSPGTAGGYSSVSSSSSSASSSVTIPQRIHQMAASYVQVTSNFLYATEVWDQAEQLSKEQKEFFLELDKVMSPLIFNTSTMTELVRYTRQGLHWLRLDAKLIP; this comes from the exons ATGCTGGGCAATTACGACGAAATGAAAGAGCCTATTGGTGACACACTTCCAAAGCTTGGCGGTAAACCTTCTAACAGTTCGTCTTCCTCTGAGGAAAAGTCAGGCCCACCGTTGTTTGGTGGGGACCAGCGTGGTGTCAGTGGCGGTGGCAGCAGCCAGAGCAGTAAGTGGACTCCTATTGGCTCTGCGGCAGGTGGATCTTCATCCCAGTCCCAGAAACGCTCAGGTCTTCAGGGTGGGCACGGCAGCCAGCGGGGCAACGGtggcagtagcagcagcagcagtagccaAAGACACGGAGGTGAAGTGCGGGAAAAGAAGACCAGTAAACACAGTGTAGGGTCAGAGCACTCAAAATCGCACACATCAAGTCCAGCCAAGGGCTCTTTGAGTTCCTCCAGCAGCAACAGCCACTCAAGGAGCTCCTTGTCTACCGAGCAGCCCCACAGCAAGGAGCGCTTCCGCTCCAAGTCTCCACGAGACAGAGAGGCCAACTGGGACTCGCCCTCCCGAGTTCATACGTCCTTTAGCAGTGGACAGCACTCAAGTCAGGCCTTTCCCCCATCTCTCATGTCCAAACCCAGCTCCATGCAACAGAAGCCCACAGCATATGTGCGGCCTATGGACGGCCAGGAAACGGCAGAACCCAAGAGCTCACAAGCAGAAAGCTACAGTGGACAGTCGCACAGCAGCACCATGGGTGAGATGAAGTCCAATGGCAAGGCCTCACTTTCCAAACTCAAGATCCCCACACAGCCTGTAGAG gGATCTGGGGATGCCAACTGTGTGGATGAAATTCTGAAG GAAATGACTCAGTCGTGGCCCCCTCCACTGACAGCTATCCACACCCCCTGCAAAACAGAGCCCTCCAAGTTTCCATTCCCTACGAAG GAGTCGCACCCTTTTCCAAGTGGACATA AGCGAGGCAGCTCTTCTAAGAGTTCCAGCAGTCACCAGCCCAAAGCTTGTGAAGATCAACCCAC gATGCTAGAAGATGACCTGAAGCTAAGCAGCAGTGAAGACAGTGATGTTGAACAGGATTCTGCCAAGAATGTCTCAAGAAATACGTCAGCAAG CAATAACAGTGAAGAAGCGGATCAATCAAGGGATGACTCCAGCAGCCACAGTGGCTCTGAGAGCAGCTCGGGCTCAGACAGTGAGAGTGAAAGCAGCACGACAGACAGCGAAGCCAATGAGCCCCCGCGACCCGCATCACCAGAA CCCGAAGAACCCATGGCCAACAAGTGGCAGCTGGACAACTGGTTCAAGAAGGCTAAACAGTTCTCCCCAGCGTCTCCAGTGGACAACAATAATGTTCCCACCAAATGCAAGAAAGAGGGCAGAGATAACAGCTCAGGGCGTGGCTATGGTAGCCAGGGAGGGGGGTCAAAAGACTCTGCGGTACCCACCCCCAGCAGGGACCTACGGGCGGCACAAAAAGGTGCAGAGGGTGGCCGTGGCCGGCAGAAATCCCCGGCCCAGAGCGAGGGTAGCACAAATCCACGAATCCGTGTGGGTAAAAAACAACCTAAGAAGTCTGATAAGCCTCCAGTGGTGGAGGAACCTAAAGGGGGGCTGCGAGTGGAGAGCGAACCAGCTCCAGAGATACCGCCTCATCGGCCCAAAGCTGCTACTAAGGGTTCACGGAAACCAAGCATCAAAAAAGAGCCCAAATCCTCTCCGAGGCCcaccacagctgctgtcaccGCTACAGATAAACGCAAGGCCAAGGCACCCACTAAGACTTCTCAGAAGTCTCGAGAGTTTGTCGATACAGACTCTTCATCATCAGACTCTGAGGGAAATGACAGCATTCCATCGTCGTCGCAGACGCCCAAGTACACAGAGAGTATCAggactcctgtgtgtgtgttttctccaatGGAAGAGAAAGAGCTGCTGTCTCCACTCAGCGACCCGGAGGAGCGCTACCCTGCAAGGCCGCCACAGCAGCAGGTTTTACTAGTAAAAATAG atCTCACCTTGTTGTCTAGGATCCCAGGGCGGCCCTACAAGGAGCCTGTGGAGATCAAAGTGGAGCGGGATGACTCTCTAGACAAGGACAGCAAAGACTTTAGCAAGCAAAGCTCTGAGAAGAGCTCCAACAAGGCAAAGAGGAAACACAAG aatGATGAAGAAGGCACCAAGCCAGAGAGCAAGCGATGCAAGATAGAGGAAAAGTCTCTATCTCATcacaaaaacagcagtaaagA GTCTAAGAGGTCTttggagaagaaagaggagccGGTCCCCTCTCCTTCCATCTCAGGTCCACAGCGGACGCCCAAGGCAGAGCAACCGAGTCGGAGGAGGACAGTAAGCCAGTCCTCCACATCTTTGTCCAGTGGGACGGGAAGCGGAAAAGAAGGCAGCCACAGCACGAAGGGCAACTCGAcctccaaacacagaaaaggagaGGACAAGGGACGCAGCACACGCGATGGCAAG GAGAAATCCTCAAAGGGCTGCGATAACCAGCTGGCTGTGCCCCCACTCTCCACGGAGGGCTCCAAGTCTCAGAGATCCAAGCTGGTGTTTGAGGACAG AGTCCATTCAGCAGATCACTACTTACAGGAGGCCAAGAAACTTAAACACAATGCCGATGCACTG ttgGACCGTTTTGAGAAAGCGGTTTACTACCTGGATGCTGTTGTGTCTTTTATTGAATGTGGTAATGCTCTGGAGAAGAGTGCCCAGGAGGCCAAGTCTCCCTTCCCCATGTATGCTGAAACAGTGGAGCTCATCAA ATACACTATGAAGTTGAAAAGCTACATGGCCCCAGATGCCACTTCAGCAGACAAGAGGCTAGCTGTGCTTTG CCTACGATGCCAATCCCTCCTCTACCTGCGGTTATTCAAGCTGAGGAAAGACAGCGCACTAAAGTACTCGAAAACACTCACTGAACACTTGAAG AATTCTCTGAGTAACACCCAGGCTCCCTCTCCTGGAATGGGAAA TAAGGCAGCAGGTATGCCCTCTCCAGTGTCTCCCAAACTATCCCCTGGCACGGCCGGTGGCTACTCGtcagtcagcagcagcagcagtagtgcCAGCTCTTCTGTGACCATACCTCAGCGTATTCACCAGATGGCTGCCAGCTATGTCCAGGTCACCTCCAACTTCCTGTACGCCACCGAGGTCTGGGACCAGGCTGAGCAACTATCCAAGGAGCAGAAAG AGTTCTTCTTGGAGTTGGACAAGGTGATGAGTCCTCTGATCTTTAACACCAGCACCATGACAGAGCTGGTGCGTTACACACGGCAGGGCCTACATTGGCTGCGCCTGGACGCAAAGCTTATTCCCTAG
- the aff4 gene encoding AF4/FMR2 family member 4 isoform X1, translated as MASQSGNMNREDRNVLRMKERERRNQEIQQGGGEAFPANSPLFPEPYKVSSKEDKLSSRIQSMLGNYDEMKEPIGDTLPKLGGKPSNSSSSSEEKSGPPLFGGDQRGVSGGGSSQSSKWTPIGSAAGGSSSQSQKRSGLQGGHGSQRGNGGSSSSSSSQRHGGEVREKKTSKHSVGSEHSKSHTSSPAKGSLSSSSSNSHSRSSLSTEQPHSKERFRSKSPRDREANWDSPSRVHTSFSSGQHSSQAFPPSLMSKPSSMQQKPTAYVRPMDGQETAEPKSSQAESYSGQSHSSTMGEMKSNGKASLSKLKIPTQPVEGSGDANCVDEILKEMTQSWPPPLTAIHTPCKTEPSKFPFPTKESHPFPSGHKRGSSSKSSSSHQPKACEDQPTMLEDDLKLSSSEDSDVEQDSAKNVSRNTSASNNSEEADQSRDDSSSHSGSESSSGSDSESESSTTDSEANEPPRPASPEPEEPMANKWQLDNWFKKAKQFSPASPVDNNNVPTKCKKEGRDNSSGRGYGSQGGGSKDSAVPTPSRDLRAAQKGAEGGRGRQKSPAQSEGSTNPRIRVGKKQPKKSDKPPVVEEPKGGLRVESEPAPEIPPHRPKAATKGSRKPSIKKEPKSSPRPTTAAVTATDKRKAKAPTKTSQKSREFVDTDSSSSDSEGNDSIPSSSQTPKYTESIRTPVCVFSPMEEKELLSPLSDPEERYPARPPQQQVLLVKIDLTLLSRIPGRPYKEPVEIKVERDDSLDKDSKDFSKQSSEKSSNKAKRKHKNDEEGTKPESKRCKIEEKSLSHHKNSSKESKRSLEKKEEPVPSPSISGPQRTPKAEQPSRRRTVSQSSTSLSSGTGSGKEGSHSTKGNSTSKHRKGEDKGRSTRDGKEKSSKGCDNQLAVPPLSTEGSKSQRSKLVFEDRVHSADHYLQEAKKLKHNADALLDRFEKAVYYLDAVVSFIECGNALEKSAQEAKSPFPMYAETVELIKYTMKLKSYMAPDATSADKRLAVLCLRCQSLLYLRLFKLRKDSALKYSKTLTEHLKNSLSNTQAPSPGMGNKAAGMPSPVSPKLSPGTAGGYSSVSSSSSSASSSVTIPQRIHQMAASYVQVTSNFLYATEVWDQAEQLSKEQKEFFLELDKVMSPLIFNTSTMTELVRYTRQGLHWLRLDAKLIP; from the exons ATGGCCTCTCAGTCAGG CAACATGAACCGTGAGGACCGGAATGTGCTCcgaatgaaagaaagagaaaggagaaatcAAGAAATCCaacagggaggaggagaggccTTTCCAGCAAATTCCCCTCTCTTTCCTGAACCCTACAAAGTG TCCAGCAAAGAAGATAAGTTGTCCAGCCGTATTCAGAGCATGCTGGGCAATTACGACGAAATGAAAGAGCCTATTGGTGACACACTTCCAAAGCTTGGCGGTAAACCTTCTAACAGTTCGTCTTCCTCTGAGGAAAAGTCAGGCCCACCGTTGTTTGGTGGGGACCAGCGTGGTGTCAGTGGCGGTGGCAGCAGCCAGAGCAGTAAGTGGACTCCTATTGGCTCTGCGGCAGGTGGATCTTCATCCCAGTCCCAGAAACGCTCAGGTCTTCAGGGTGGGCACGGCAGCCAGCGGGGCAACGGtggcagtagcagcagcagcagtagccaAAGACACGGAGGTGAAGTGCGGGAAAAGAAGACCAGTAAACACAGTGTAGGGTCAGAGCACTCAAAATCGCACACATCAAGTCCAGCCAAGGGCTCTTTGAGTTCCTCCAGCAGCAACAGCCACTCAAGGAGCTCCTTGTCTACCGAGCAGCCCCACAGCAAGGAGCGCTTCCGCTCCAAGTCTCCACGAGACAGAGAGGCCAACTGGGACTCGCCCTCCCGAGTTCATACGTCCTTTAGCAGTGGACAGCACTCAAGTCAGGCCTTTCCCCCATCTCTCATGTCCAAACCCAGCTCCATGCAACAGAAGCCCACAGCATATGTGCGGCCTATGGACGGCCAGGAAACGGCAGAACCCAAGAGCTCACAAGCAGAAAGCTACAGTGGACAGTCGCACAGCAGCACCATGGGTGAGATGAAGTCCAATGGCAAGGCCTCACTTTCCAAACTCAAGATCCCCACACAGCCTGTAGAG gGATCTGGGGATGCCAACTGTGTGGATGAAATTCTGAAG GAAATGACTCAGTCGTGGCCCCCTCCACTGACAGCTATCCACACCCCCTGCAAAACAGAGCCCTCCAAGTTTCCATTCCCTACGAAG GAGTCGCACCCTTTTCCAAGTGGACATA AGCGAGGCAGCTCTTCTAAGAGTTCCAGCAGTCACCAGCCCAAAGCTTGTGAAGATCAACCCAC gATGCTAGAAGATGACCTGAAGCTAAGCAGCAGTGAAGACAGTGATGTTGAACAGGATTCTGCCAAGAATGTCTCAAGAAATACGTCAGCAAG CAATAACAGTGAAGAAGCGGATCAATCAAGGGATGACTCCAGCAGCCACAGTGGCTCTGAGAGCAGCTCGGGCTCAGACAGTGAGAGTGAAAGCAGCACGACAGACAGCGAAGCCAATGAGCCCCCGCGACCCGCATCACCAGAA CCCGAAGAACCCATGGCCAACAAGTGGCAGCTGGACAACTGGTTCAAGAAGGCTAAACAGTTCTCCCCAGCGTCTCCAGTGGACAACAATAATGTTCCCACCAAATGCAAGAAAGAGGGCAGAGATAACAGCTCAGGGCGTGGCTATGGTAGCCAGGGAGGGGGGTCAAAAGACTCTGCGGTACCCACCCCCAGCAGGGACCTACGGGCGGCACAAAAAGGTGCAGAGGGTGGCCGTGGCCGGCAGAAATCCCCGGCCCAGAGCGAGGGTAGCACAAATCCACGAATCCGTGTGGGTAAAAAACAACCTAAGAAGTCTGATAAGCCTCCAGTGGTGGAGGAACCTAAAGGGGGGCTGCGAGTGGAGAGCGAACCAGCTCCAGAGATACCGCCTCATCGGCCCAAAGCTGCTACTAAGGGTTCACGGAAACCAAGCATCAAAAAAGAGCCCAAATCCTCTCCGAGGCCcaccacagctgctgtcaccGCTACAGATAAACGCAAGGCCAAGGCACCCACTAAGACTTCTCAGAAGTCTCGAGAGTTTGTCGATACAGACTCTTCATCATCAGACTCTGAGGGAAATGACAGCATTCCATCGTCGTCGCAGACGCCCAAGTACACAGAGAGTATCAggactcctgtgtgtgtgttttctccaatGGAAGAGAAAGAGCTGCTGTCTCCACTCAGCGACCCGGAGGAGCGCTACCCTGCAAGGCCGCCACAGCAGCAGGTTTTACTAGTAAAAATAG atCTCACCTTGTTGTCTAGGATCCCAGGGCGGCCCTACAAGGAGCCTGTGGAGATCAAAGTGGAGCGGGATGACTCTCTAGACAAGGACAGCAAAGACTTTAGCAAGCAAAGCTCTGAGAAGAGCTCCAACAAGGCAAAGAGGAAACACAAG aatGATGAAGAAGGCACCAAGCCAGAGAGCAAGCGATGCAAGATAGAGGAAAAGTCTCTATCTCATcacaaaaacagcagtaaagA GTCTAAGAGGTCTttggagaagaaagaggagccGGTCCCCTCTCCTTCCATCTCAGGTCCACAGCGGACGCCCAAGGCAGAGCAACCGAGTCGGAGGAGGACAGTAAGCCAGTCCTCCACATCTTTGTCCAGTGGGACGGGAAGCGGAAAAGAAGGCAGCCACAGCACGAAGGGCAACTCGAcctccaaacacagaaaaggagaGGACAAGGGACGCAGCACACGCGATGGCAAG GAGAAATCCTCAAAGGGCTGCGATAACCAGCTGGCTGTGCCCCCACTCTCCACGGAGGGCTCCAAGTCTCAGAGATCCAAGCTGGTGTTTGAGGACAG AGTCCATTCAGCAGATCACTACTTACAGGAGGCCAAGAAACTTAAACACAATGCCGATGCACTG ttgGACCGTTTTGAGAAAGCGGTTTACTACCTGGATGCTGTTGTGTCTTTTATTGAATGTGGTAATGCTCTGGAGAAGAGTGCCCAGGAGGCCAAGTCTCCCTTCCCCATGTATGCTGAAACAGTGGAGCTCATCAA ATACACTATGAAGTTGAAAAGCTACATGGCCCCAGATGCCACTTCAGCAGACAAGAGGCTAGCTGTGCTTTG CCTACGATGCCAATCCCTCCTCTACCTGCGGTTATTCAAGCTGAGGAAAGACAGCGCACTAAAGTACTCGAAAACACTCACTGAACACTTGAAG AATTCTCTGAGTAACACCCAGGCTCCCTCTCCTGGAATGGGAAA TAAGGCAGCAGGTATGCCCTCTCCAGTGTCTCCCAAACTATCCCCTGGCACGGCCGGTGGCTACTCGtcagtcagcagcagcagcagtagtgcCAGCTCTTCTGTGACCATACCTCAGCGTATTCACCAGATGGCTGCCAGCTATGTCCAGGTCACCTCCAACTTCCTGTACGCCACCGAGGTCTGGGACCAGGCTGAGCAACTATCCAAGGAGCAGAAAG AGTTCTTCTTGGAGTTGGACAAGGTGATGAGTCCTCTGATCTTTAACACCAGCACCATGACAGAGCTGGTGCGTTACACACGGCAGGGCCTACATTGGCTGCGCCTGGACGCAAAGCTTATTCCCTAG